A single genomic interval of Helianthus annuus cultivar XRQ/B chromosome 13, HanXRQr2.0-SUNRISE, whole genome shotgun sequence harbors:
- the LOC110870223 gene encoding early nodulin-75-like, whose protein sequence is MPPKIKGRGGRGKALILTRNDHEAGPSHRRTPSATLSSSPHEDWRTYLEPARRSVSLSSSPSYHHSFGPHQDEEPHDSHHSFIPLQRSGSHSSFQNPTPHFQSRFNPMNQMQEPEGPNPLEPADHYPEMHDMEMDDDSDPEMPPTRTPTHPIKISSGSSFPSSPYRGPDIFLERWATYKWEYTPPHHNSPPHQQVLSEDPHFQAVTPPPSPPVEQQLPPEPSR, encoded by the coding sequence ATGCCGCCAAAAATTAAAGGCCGAGGAGGAAGAGGAAAAGCTTTAATTTTGACAAGAAACGACCATGAAGCCGGACCATCACACCGGCGTACACCATCAGCAACACTCAGCTCTAGTCCTCATGAAGACTGGAGAACTTACTTGGAGCCCGCGAGACGCTCAGTCTCACTTAGTTCCTCACCGTCCTACCACCATTCGTTCGGGCCACATCAAGATGAGGAGCCCCATGATTCACATCACTCTTTTATCCCGTTGCAGCGTTCGGGTTCTCATAGTTCTTTCCAGAACCCAACTCCCCAtttccaaagccggttcaacccgatGAACCAGATGCAAGAACCAGAGGGTCCAAACCCTTTGGAGCCAGCTGACCACTATCCTGAGATGCACGACATGGAGATGGACGATGATTCAGATCCTGAGATGCCACCAACTAGGACGCCGACACATCCCATTAAGATTTCGAGCGGATCATCCTTTCCTAGTTCGCCTTACAGGGGCCCTGATATTTTTCTtgaaagatgggccacatacaAGTGGGAGTATACTCCCCCTCACCACAACTCGCCACCACACCAGCAGGTCCTTTCTGAGGACCCGCATTTTCAGGCGGTCACGCCACCGCCATCGCCGCCGGTAGAGCAGCAACTGCCTCCAGAACCATCGAGGTGA